The following are encoded together in the Pedobacter sp. D749 genome:
- a CDS encoding FAD/NAD(P)-binding protein, whose product MDIETSKKKIAIIGGGPSGLFMYKRLIESKALNFEIEIFERKDYLGAGMPYSAEGANVEHITNVSDNEIPIIYNSIEEWVKIAPKEILEKFDINADKFNEYKVLPRLFFGEYLSAQFKLLKEVAETNGIKTNVHLNCIVEDIIDLPADNQVAVSVKGRDQAHFDHVIICTGHNWPKKYEGKIPHYFDSPYPPKKIALELNHAVGIMGSSLTAIDALRTLARQNGNFSDNEDGTYSCHLKNKGFKIVMHSRSGLLPAIRFHLEDSHLGKDETLSKTEIQKSIKVNEGFLPLDFVFEKNFKEMFIEKDPVFYEKIKNMNLEQFVSTMMDYREKMEPFDLFKKEYEEAEKSIEKRKSIYWKEALAILSFAMNYPAKYLSAEDMERLQKVLMPLISIVIAFVPQSSCRELLALHDAGVLSIVAVGDDAEVKPLKTGGADYHYKVDDKKVTVHFDTFIDCIGQPHLSFDDFPFKSLIKNGTISPARLKFQSAAIGKEEMKHNDLVTKKGDNYLLTVPGITINDYFQVVDDTGQANKRIYIMAVPYIGGYNPDYSGIDFSEAASGAVLDRILS is encoded by the coding sequence ATGGATATAGAAACATCAAAAAAGAAAATTGCCATTATTGGTGGCGGCCCGAGCGGTCTGTTCATGTATAAAAGATTAATTGAATCTAAAGCTCTCAATTTCGAAATAGAGATATTCGAACGTAAAGATTATTTAGGAGCGGGTATGCCTTATAGTGCTGAAGGAGCAAATGTAGAACACATTACTAATGTGTCTGACAATGAAATTCCAATCATATATAACTCCATTGAAGAGTGGGTGAAAATAGCACCTAAAGAAATTTTAGAAAAATTCGATATTAACGCCGATAAATTTAACGAGTATAAGGTATTGCCCAGATTGTTTTTTGGCGAATATCTTTCCGCTCAGTTTAAGTTATTAAAAGAGGTTGCAGAAACTAACGGGATTAAGACCAATGTGCATTTAAATTGTATAGTAGAGGATATTATCGATTTACCTGCCGATAATCAGGTAGCGGTAAGTGTTAAAGGACGTGATCAGGCTCATTTCGATCATGTAATTATCTGCACTGGTCATAATTGGCCAAAAAAATATGAAGGTAAAATTCCTCATTATTTCGATTCACCATATCCACCTAAAAAAATTGCTTTAGAACTGAACCACGCCGTTGGCATTATGGGCTCTTCGTTAACTGCCATTGATGCCTTAAGAACCCTGGCGCGACAAAACGGAAATTTTTCCGATAATGAAGATGGAACCTATTCGTGCCATTTAAAGAATAAAGGTTTTAAAATCGTGATGCACTCCAGGAGCGGGCTTTTACCAGCGATTAGGTTTCACCTGGAAGATTCGCATTTAGGGAAGGACGAAACGCTAAGTAAAACCGAAATCCAAAAAAGCATTAAGGTAAATGAGGGCTTTTTGCCTTTAGATTTTGTATTTGAGAAGAATTTTAAAGAGATGTTCATTGAAAAAGATCCTGTTTTTTATGAAAAGATCAAAAACATGAATCTTGAGCAGTTCGTAAGTACGATGATGGACTATCGCGAAAAAATGGAACCATTTGATCTCTTCAAAAAGGAATATGAAGAAGCAGAAAAATCGATTGAGAAGAGAAAATCAATCTATTGGAAAGAGGCACTTGCCATTTTAAGTTTTGCGATGAACTATCCGGCAAAATACCTTTCAGCAGAAGATATGGAACGCTTGCAAAAAGTGTTAATGCCACTTATATCCATTGTAATTGCATTTGTACCCCAAAGTTCGTGCAGGGAACTGTTGGCCCTGCATGATGCTGGAGTATTAAGTATTGTAGCTGTTGGCGATGATGCAGAAGTAAAACCCTTAAAAACCGGGGGGGCAGATTACCATTACAAGGTAGATGATAAAAAGGTTACTGTCCATTTCGATACCTTTATTGATTGTATTGGTCAACCCCATCTTTCTTTTGATGATTTTCCTTTTAAAAGCTTAATTAAAAATGGCACCATAAGTCCGGCAAGATTAAAATTCCAGTCGGCTGCTATTGGAAAGGAAGAAATGAAGCATAATGATTTAGTGACCAAAAAAGGCGATAATTACCTTTTAACTGTTCCAGGTATCACCATCAACGATTATTTTCAGGTGGTTGATGATACTGGGCAGGCGAATAAAAGAATCTATATCATGGCCGTTCCATACATTGGTGGTTATAATCCCGATTATTCCGGTATCGATTTCTCTGAAGCAGCATCTGGAGCGGTGTTGGATCGTATTTTGAGCTAA
- a CDS encoding DUF4350 domain-containing protein, giving the protein MKLLFKACILSVLICSSILASAQTVTLDYFFNRETRKNKAGEVERFHYLWNEQAMSGFSIFGNVFKKEGFKLDSLETAPTIANLKGSDVYLIVDPDRPKENPKPNYIEADHIAAISAWVKQGGVLVMFANDSANVELPHFNKLANVFGMYFTNEMQNHVIDDAHFEDGGIVIKNNPVFKTAKKIFMKDVCSIDTKNGAKPVLKNAAGATVIATTRFGEGNVIAIADPWLYDEYVNGRLPKEMGFENDKAAYDLVVWLKSLVKK; this is encoded by the coding sequence ATGAAATTGCTTTTTAAAGCTTGCATACTTTCTGTTTTAATCTGTTCATCTATTCTGGCAAGTGCACAAACTGTTACTTTAGATTATTTTTTTAATCGTGAAACCCGAAAAAATAAAGCGGGAGAGGTAGAGCGTTTTCATTACTTGTGGAATGAGCAGGCAATGAGTGGTTTTTCCATTTTTGGTAATGTATTTAAAAAAGAAGGATTTAAATTGGATTCGCTTGAAACAGCACCAACAATAGCTAATTTAAAAGGAAGTGATGTTTACTTAATTGTAGATCCCGATCGTCCGAAAGAAAATCCTAAACCGAATTACATAGAAGCTGACCATATTGCTGCAATTTCTGCCTGGGTAAAGCAGGGTGGGGTATTGGTGATGTTTGCTAACGATAGTGCAAACGTAGAGTTACCACACTTTAATAAATTGGCTAATGTATTCGGCATGTACTTTACCAATGAAATGCAAAATCATGTTATTGATGATGCACATTTTGAAGATGGCGGCATCGTGATCAAAAATAATCCGGTGTTTAAAACGGCAAAAAAAATATTCATGAAAGATGTATGCTCGATCGACACCAAAAACGGTGCAAAACCGGTATTGAAAAATGCAGCTGGTGCAACGGTTATTGCCACTACCAGATTTGGTGAAGGAAATGTAATTGCCATTGCCGACCCTTGGTTGTACGATGAATATGTTAATGGCCGTTTACCAAAAGAAATGGGCTTCGAAAACGATAAAGCTGCCTACGATCTGGTGGTTTGGTTAAAAAGCCTCGTTAAAAAATAA
- a CDS encoding DUF1543 domain-containing protein, with product MNDLKLYMILLGSKAPKRNVEQHDYFFGIAHSLKDLVPEIKAFWPGTGTSLHIDGWREVTKVDDYGISIKLRDEHTLPSLHKLFFINLGGYLSNKLYEQHHIVLSVHDERAKAIQDAKKTVFFKTNSIKGANSHIDEKYGIDVDDIYKIEDILSEEAKQKYHIEIKSSSGLPEDEIHLGYFKLDKL from the coding sequence ATGAACGATTTAAAACTATATATGATTTTACTGGGCTCAAAAGCCCCAAAAAGAAACGTAGAGCAGCACGACTATTTCTTCGGTATCGCCCATTCACTAAAAGATCTTGTGCCCGAAATTAAAGCATTTTGGCCAGGAACAGGTACAAGCCTGCATATTGATGGCTGGCGGGAAGTAACCAAAGTTGATGATTACGGAATCAGTATTAAATTAAGGGATGAGCATACGCTGCCATCGCTACATAAATTGTTCTTTATCAACCTGGGGGGATATTTATCCAACAAATTATACGAACAGCACCATATTGTACTATCAGTGCATGATGAAAGGGCCAAAGCCATTCAGGATGCCAAAAAAACGGTGTTTTTTAAAACCAATTCAATAAAAGGTGCCAATTCGCATATCGACGAAAAATATGGCATTGATGTAGATGATATTTACAAAATTGAGGATATTTTAAGTGAGGAGGCTAAACAGAAATACCATATCGAAATAAAATCATCTTCAGGATTACCTGAAGATGAGATTCATTTGGGCTATTTTAAGCTGGATAAACTTTAA
- a CDS encoding lysine N(6)-hydroxylase/L-ornithine N(5)-oxygenase family protein has translation MQEQKIYDIVGIGIGPFNLGLAALCAPINSLSTLFLDQASEFNWHPGMMLSDATLQVPFMADLVTMADPTSPYSFLNYLKQTDRLYKFYIREDFFVLRKEYNAYCKWAINHLQNCQFGQKVISVNYVDGVYQVEKTDQATGSREIILAKKIVLGTGTTPKVPDFIRPAEHKNTIHSSEYLKFKHTLLNQKTVTIIGSGQSAAEIFYDLLPETENGLKLKWFTRPDRFFPMEYSKLTLELTSPEYVDHFYNLSDAKRKQLLGKQNSLFKGINFELINQIFDKLYELSVDGEKINAELMPNCQLNNLMVKADGKYELDFFHIESEKDFTVETDFVVLATGYKYNEPGFLSAINDRIARNAEGLFQVHRNYAIDVNGNEIFVQNAELHTHGFVTPDLGMGAYRNASIINAILGFEIYPVEKRIAFQQFSVNGEQEVLEQAQDFIRDCHVEPVETP, from the coding sequence ATGCAGGAACAGAAAATATACGATATTGTTGGGATCGGAATCGGTCCTTTCAATTTAGGTTTGGCGGCTTTATGTGCCCCAATCAATAGCTTATCTACCTTATTTTTAGATCAGGCAAGCGAATTTAACTGGCATCCGGGCATGATGCTAAGCGATGCAACCTTACAGGTTCCATTTATGGCCGACCTCGTTACTATGGCCGATCCAACCAGTCCGTACAGCTTTTTAAACTATCTTAAACAAACAGATCGTCTATATAAATTCTATATCAGAGAAGATTTCTTTGTATTACGCAAGGAATATAATGCATATTGTAAATGGGCGATTAACCATCTGCAAAACTGCCAATTCGGACAGAAAGTAATCAGTGTAAATTACGTTGATGGTGTTTATCAGGTAGAAAAAACTGATCAGGCAACAGGATCCAGAGAGATCATTTTGGCTAAAAAAATCGTACTCGGAACAGGCACAACACCGAAAGTGCCTGATTTTATTAGGCCAGCTGAGCATAAAAATACCATACATTCTTCAGAATATTTAAAGTTCAAACACACGTTGTTGAATCAAAAAACGGTAACGATTATTGGTTCAGGACAAAGCGCCGCTGAAATTTTCTACGATCTTTTGCCTGAAACAGAAAATGGCTTAAAACTGAAATGGTTTACACGTCCAGATCGCTTTTTTCCTATGGAATATTCGAAATTGACACTGGAACTTACTTCTCCAGAGTATGTAGACCATTTTTACAACCTCAGCGATGCCAAACGCAAACAATTATTGGGTAAGCAAAATTCCTTATTCAAGGGAATAAACTTCGAACTGATTAACCAGATTTTCGATAAACTGTACGAATTGAGTGTTGATGGCGAGAAAATCAATGCCGAATTGATGCCCAATTGCCAGCTGAACAATTTAATGGTAAAAGCAGATGGCAAATACGAGCTCGATTTTTTTCATATCGAAAGCGAAAAGGATTTTACTGTTGAAACAGATTTTGTTGTATTGGCAACCGGTTACAAGTACAACGAGCCAGGTTTCTTATCCGCAATAAATGATCGCATCGCACGTAATGCAGAAGGGCTTTTTCAGGTACACCGCAACTACGCTATCGATGTAAACGGGAACGAAATTTTTGTTCAAAATGCCGAATTGCATACACATGGTTTTGTAACCCCTGATTTGGGTATGGGTGCCTACCGCAATGCATCTATTATTAATGCAATATTAGGTTTCGAAATTTATCCTGTTGAAAAAAGGATTGCTTTTCAACAGTTTAGCGTAAATGGCGAGCAAGAGGTTCTTGAACAGGCTCAGGATTTCATCCGTGACTGTCACGTTGAGCCTGTCGAAACGCCTTAA
- a CDS encoding TetR/AcrR family transcriptional regulator: MENPYKRKKEPEVSKQLILAAAVEIGASDWHRVTFQSIANKTGLSKGGIIHHFRNKEDLLKELMNQSLAELTEWIIEEKKSSGNEEGSLAYLRFIIDKSNDLHYRRTMKIVMQVVLINEEYRKTWDEWSNLYIGNGDDTGQGIKHLIMMLVADGLWYSDNLGIYNISDKNKQQILETLINL, translated from the coding sequence ATGGAAAATCCCTATAAAAGAAAAAAAGAGCCTGAGGTAAGCAAACAGCTTATTTTAGCAGCAGCTGTAGAAATCGGCGCGTCAGATTGGCATCGCGTTACGTTTCAGTCCATTGCCAATAAAACGGGTTTGAGCAAGGGGGGGATTATCCATCATTTCCGAAACAAAGAAGATCTGCTAAAAGAATTGATGAACCAAAGTTTGGCAGAGCTTACCGAGTGGATTATAGAAGAAAAAAAATCATCGGGCAATGAGGAAGGGAGTTTGGCTTACCTGCGCTTTATTATTGATAAAAGTAACGATTTACATTATCGGAGAACCATGAAAATTGTGATGCAGGTTGTACTCATTAACGAGGAGTATCGCAAAACATGGGATGAATGGTCTAATCTGTATATTGGAAATGGCGACGATACCGGACAGGGCATAAAACATCTGATTATGATGCTTGTTGCCGATGGGTTGTGGTATTCGGATAATCTTGGTATTTATAACATCAGCGATAAAAATAAGCAACAAATACTGGAAACCCTCATTAATCTTTAA
- a CDS encoding IucA/IucC family siderophore biosynthesis protein — protein sequence MNYNNFNHIKPLKKEVWDKVNLNYIAKSIVELMHEKLAEPTLINTDEQGNSDFHLATDSEEIYYTFSGQQRTLDYLHIDKQSIKKFVNGESVIVNNAPAFYTELQQTFGIKPFTLAHFVEETLNTLYADAYIHEKGRLTADELANADYQTIEHQMDGHPWATINKGRIGFNHSDQGKYAPEAGQKTQLAWLAVHKSRAAFKSIESISPFSFYNEELSLKQVHDFNQVLIQQQLQPEDYFFIPVHEWQWNNKIVLQLAHDIAHQLIIPVGIGKDEYMCQNSIRTFFNVSEPKKHYVKMAISILNTSIFRGLSPKKLAIAPKVTQWAKDMLLGDEYLKQTRVVLLGEVATVAYTHPQYSEIPDSPYQYQEFLGAIWRESAENYLLEGENIMTMASLLYVDDNGKSMVEALIEKSGLTAETWLNAYLSAYLKPVLRIFYKHAFFFSPHGENTILVMKNSVPERIIIKDFVEEIVLTEESKAKLPNDLVDVLREINDELAPLFILSGIFDALFRYLSNIFHSYVGMDEKQFWRQVADVILAFQEENPELAPKFQKFDLFVPEFIRVCINRVRLLTHGYSESTDVPVPELIGTLVNPTAEALKENLLA from the coding sequence ATGAATTACAACAATTTCAATCATATAAAACCTTTAAAAAAAGAAGTTTGGGATAAGGTAAACCTAAACTATATTGCAAAATCAATCGTGGAGTTGATGCACGAGAAATTAGCAGAACCAACGCTGATCAATACAGACGAGCAAGGAAATTCTGATTTCCATCTTGCAACAGATTCTGAGGAGATCTATTATACTTTTTCAGGTCAGCAACGTACTTTAGATTATTTGCACATCGACAAACAAAGCATCAAAAAGTTTGTAAACGGAGAAAGTGTAATCGTTAACAACGCCCCGGCATTTTATACAGAACTACAGCAAACTTTTGGAATTAAACCTTTTACCTTGGCCCATTTTGTGGAAGAAACTTTAAATACGTTATATGCGGATGCATATATTCACGAAAAAGGTCGTTTAACTGCTGATGAATTGGCCAACGCCGATTACCAGACCATCGAACACCAGATGGACGGTCATCCATGGGCCACCATTAATAAAGGACGCATCGGTTTTAACCATAGCGATCAGGGTAAATATGCGCCAGAAGCAGGACAGAAAACACAATTGGCCTGGTTGGCTGTTCATAAATCAAGGGCAGCCTTTAAAAGTATCGAAAGTATTTCTCCATTTTCCTTTTACAATGAAGAACTGAGTTTAAAACAGGTTCACGACTTTAATCAGGTATTAATCCAACAGCAGCTGCAGCCTGAAGATTATTTTTTCATCCCCGTGCACGAATGGCAATGGAATAACAAAATAGTATTGCAGCTTGCACATGACATTGCCCATCAATTGATTATTCCAGTTGGTATTGGGAAGGATGAATACATGTGTCAAAACAGTATCCGTACTTTCTTTAATGTAAGTGAACCTAAAAAACATTATGTAAAAATGGCCATCTCTATTTTAAACACCTCCATTTTCAGAGGACTTTCGCCTAAAAAACTGGCTATTGCACCAAAGGTAACACAGTGGGCAAAAGACATGTTACTGGGTGATGAATATTTAAAACAAACCCGCGTTGTACTCTTAGGCGAGGTGGCTACAGTTGCTTACACGCATCCCCAATATAGCGAAATACCCGATTCACCATATCAATACCAGGAGTTTTTAGGTGCAATCTGGCGAGAGAGTGCTGAAAACTACTTGTTAGAAGGCGAAAACATCATGACTATGGCGAGTTTGCTTTATGTAGATGATAATGGAAAAAGCATGGTTGAGGCCCTGATCGAAAAATCGGGTTTAACTGCCGAAACCTGGTTAAACGCTTATTTATCGGCTTATCTTAAACCAGTGTTAAGGATTTTTTACAAACATGCTTTTTTCTTCAGTCCACATGGCGAAAACACCATTTTGGTAATGAAAAACAGTGTACCGGAGCGGATTATCATTAAAGATTTTGTAGAAGAAATTGTGTTAACAGAAGAATCGAAAGCAAAATTACCGAATGATCTGGTAGATGTTTTAAGGGAAATTAACGATGAGTTGGCGCCTTTATTTATCCTATCGGGGATATTTGATGCCCTTTTCAGATACCTAAGCAATATTTTCCACAGTTATGTTGGCATGGATGAAAAGCAATTCTGGCGCCAGGTGGCAGATGTAATTTTAGCATTTCAAGAGGAAAACCCCGAGCTTGCTCCTAAATTTCAAAAATTCGATTTGTTTGTACCCGAATTTATCAGGGTGTGTATTAACCGTGTTAGACTGTTAACCCATGGCTATAGCGAAAGCACCGATGTTCCGGTACCGGAATTGATTGGTACGTTGGTTAACCCTACGGCAGAAGCTTTGAAAGAGAATCTTTTGGCGTAA
- a CDS encoding pentapeptide repeat-containing protein — protein sequence MEEPIETTVHQNKTFTDINYAGKQLLKREFIKCEFIRCDFSKSDLSHNDFVDCEFSHCDFSLTQVKGTGFSNITFKDCKILGIDFSTCNKFMFSFSFSGCILDYSVFYGAKLWKTNFINCSLKEVDFESADLTSAVFNNCDLTATSFNRTILEKTDFRTASNFSFDPALNKMKKARFLSANLSGLLDHFKLDIED from the coding sequence ATGGAAGAACCCATCGAAACTACCGTTCACCAAAATAAAACTTTTACCGATATCAATTATGCTGGTAAACAGCTGCTAAAGCGAGAATTTATTAAATGTGAATTTATAAGATGCGATTTTTCTAAAAGTGATCTGAGCCATAACGACTTTGTGGATTGTGAATTTAGCCATTGTGATTTCTCTCTCACTCAGGTAAAAGGCACAGGTTTTAGTAACATTACCTTCAAAGACTGTAAAATATTGGGTATTGATTTTTCTACCTGCAATAAATTTATGTTCTCTTTTTCTTTTAGTGGTTGTATTTTAGATTATTCTGTTTTTTATGGTGCCAAGCTCTGGAAAACAAATTTTATTAACTGCTCGCTAAAGGAAGTAGATTTCGAATCAGCCGATTTAACTTCAGCTGTTTTTAATAACTGCGACCTTACCGCAACATCTTTTAATCGGACAATTCTGGAGAAAACTGATTTCCGCACGGCAAGTAATTTTTCTTTCGACCCTGCGCTGAACAAAATGAAAAAGGCCAGATTTTTGTCTGCTAACCTTTCTGGTTTATTGGATCACTTCAAACTGGATATTGAAGATTAG
- a CDS encoding Lrp/AsnC ligand binding domain-containing protein encodes MHIILLDAMPDMVSYNNFLRDNIGAMAYVGNIQSFLVLNQSKAGTAYALELG; translated from the coding sequence ATGCATATAATCCTGCTCGACGCCATGCCCGATATGGTTTCTTATAATAATTTCCTCAGAGACAATATAGGTGCAATGGCTTATGTAGGAAATATCCAGAGCTTTTTGGTACTGAATCAATCAAAGGCCGGAACAGCCTATGCCTTGGAGCTTGGTTAA
- a CDS encoding M23 family metallopeptidase has product MKTLLFIFLSTLLFETPTIEKDRDRWKPYYTDTAPAKTADQWFLPFDVTNRKKVNNIKIISIFGDHRDSYVKGHIHTAIDINPAQPKAKLVNVYAMANGIVCSVHLGENQRTVVVKHKLPNGQTMFTSYKHLKEVYVSNGQNVDQNTKLARLFTPQESKKYGGDYHHLHLEIRKKFDDYGCASWLTFNNKQLNERFYNPQAFIKEHIK; this is encoded by the coding sequence ATGAAAACATTATTATTTATCTTTTTATCGACACTATTATTCGAAACACCGACCATTGAAAAAGATCGGGATCGCTGGAAACCCTATTATACCGATACTGCTCCTGCAAAAACAGCCGATCAATGGTTTCTACCTTTTGATGTGACTAACCGAAAAAAAGTAAATAACATTAAAATCATCAGCATTTTTGGCGATCATCGGGATAGTTATGTTAAAGGTCATATCCATACCGCCATTGATATTAATCCTGCCCAGCCAAAAGCGAAACTGGTTAATGTTTACGCTATGGCGAATGGAATAGTTTGTTCTGTACATTTAGGCGAAAATCAACGCACTGTGGTCGTTAAGCATAAACTCCCTAATGGCCAAACGATGTTTACCTCCTACAAACACCTTAAAGAGGTTTATGTTAGCAACGGACAAAATGTTGATCAAAACACTAAACTCGCCAGGTTATTTACACCACAGGAAAGTAAAAAGTATGGCGGCGATTATCACCATCTCCATTTAGAAATCAGGAAAAAATTTGATGATTATGGTTGCGCAAGCTGGTTAACCTTTAATAATAAACAGCTTAACGAAAGGTTTTATAATCCTCAGGCATTTATAAAAGAACACATCAAATAG